A window of Roseovarius sp. THAF27 contains these coding sequences:
- a CDS encoding universal stress protein gives MSWKTIFCALSDLSRVEHTLTHAADLARLHGAHLDVLSLGVARDPATHYFSGAGASAMMVQNIFEGCHEEAAEIDSAARAVLGKQDGFFWSCDKGVAQLADLGHHVADRARFADLAVLPMPYGEGLGPELAPLTEAILFDGRIPAMVLPNAADITLDPRRVVVAWNDGREALRAVRDALPMLQRADRVHVVVVDPPVHGPNRSDPGGLVSQYLVRHGVTVEIDVLSKTLPRVADVLLRRAQDIDADALVMGAYGHSRVREAVFGGASRHMLEHAPLPLFMAH, from the coding sequence ATGTCCTGGAAAACGATCTTCTGCGCGCTGTCCGACTTGTCCCGGGTCGAGCACACCCTGACCCATGCCGCCGATCTCGCCCGCCTGCACGGCGCGCATCTCGACGTGCTCAGCCTCGGTGTCGCCCGCGATCCGGCCACGCATTACTTCTCCGGCGCCGGCGCCTCCGCCATGATGGTGCAGAACATATTCGAAGGCTGCCACGAGGAAGCCGCCGAGATCGACAGCGCCGCGCGCGCGGTTCTGGGCAAGCAGGACGGTTTCTTCTGGTCCTGCGACAAGGGCGTCGCGCAGCTGGCCGACCTGGGGCACCATGTGGCCGACCGCGCCCGCTTTGCCGATCTCGCCGTGCTGCCCATGCCCTACGGCGAGGGGCTGGGCCCCGAGCTTGCCCCCCTGACCGAGGCGATCCTGTTCGACGGGCGCATCCCCGCCATGGTCCTGCCGAACGCCGCCGACATCACCCTCGACCCCAGGCGGGTCGTGGTCGCCTGGAATGACGGGCGCGAGGCGCTGCGCGCGGTCCGCGACGCGCTGCCGATGCTGCAACGCGCCGACCGCGTGCATGTCGTGGTGGTCGATCCGCCGGTGCACGGCCCGAACCGCTCCGATCCCGGCGGGCTGGTCTCGCAATATCTGGTGCGCCACGGCGTCACGGTCGAAATCGACGTGCTGTCGAAAACCCTGCCCCGCGTCGCCGACGTGCTCCTGCGCCGCGCGCAGGACATCGACGCCGACGCGCTGGTCATGGGCGCCTACGGCCATTCCCGCGTCCGCGAGGCGGTCTTCGGCGGCGCCTCCCGCCACATGCTGGAGCATGCGCCACTGCCGCTCTTCATGGCGCACTAA
- a CDS encoding hemerythrin domain-containing protein, whose amino-acid sequence MTDLSTRSLDDLTLDEAARPTAPPVPEATDRHRRQGRQLAAIHRHYLMEMAQIGAVLARIEARDSPPDDLRQIVLSLDMAENFRVFGTLCGRECQVLKLHHDIETTDMFPRIEAAGGGMFLEVVAKLLSEHEVVHELIVRLGHAADALADNPVEANFAQAAATYRKLEEVVRSHFGYEETELEEAIGYYLGSV is encoded by the coding sequence ATGACCGATCTTTCGACCCGCTCGCTGGACGACCTTACCCTTGACGAAGCCGCGCGGCCGACGGCGCCGCCTGTGCCGGAGGCCACGGACAGGCACCGGCGGCAGGGCCGGCAGCTGGCGGCGATCCACCGGCACTACCTGATGGAGATGGCGCAGATCGGCGCGGTGCTGGCGCGGATCGAGGCGCGGGACAGCCCGCCCGACGACCTGAGGCAGATCGTGCTGTCGCTGGACATGGCCGAAAATTTCCGCGTGTTCGGAACGCTGTGCGGGCGCGAGTGCCAGGTGTTGAAGCTGCACCACGACATCGAGACCACGGATATGTTTCCGCGGATCGAGGCGGCGGGCGGCGGGATGTTTTTGGAGGTCGTGGCCAAGCTCCTGTCCGAGCACGAGGTGGTCCACGAGTTGATCGTCCGCCTGGGGCACGCCGCGGACGCGCTTGCGGACAACCCCGTCGAGGCGAACTTTGCCCAGGCCGCCGCCACGTACCGAAAGCTGGAAGAGGTCGTGCGTTCGCATTTCGGGTACGAGGAGACGGAACTGGAAGAGGCCATCGGGTACTACCTCGGGTCGGTCTGA